The sequence AAGTGCCTGACCATGGTCTCCAACATGCTCACGAACATCAACCTCACGGACATGGAGACCTGCTACAAGCTCTTCCGACGCGAGGTGATCCAGAGCATGCCGCTCGAATCCAACCGCTTCGGCTTCGAGCCAGAAATTACCGTCAAGATCGCCAAGGCTGGGTACCGTATTTTCGAGGTCCCCATCAGCTACAATGGTCGCACCTACGAGGAAGGCAAGCATATCGGCCTCAAGGACGCCTTCGAGGCCATGTGGGTGTTGCTCAAGTACCGCTTTCTCGACCGCACCCCCATCCGCAAGGTTGAACTGAGTGCCATCGTTCCGGCCAACCGGCCTGAAACCCTTGAACGGCGCTAAATTCGGGATTCCGGGTAAGGTGAGTCATCCGTTCCCGTCACACCGGGCGGCTCCCCAAGCCGATCAACAGAGGGAAGTCGAATGAAAGGTTTGATCTTGAGCGGCGGCAAGGGCACGCGCCTGCGCCCTATCACCCACACGGCGGCCAAGCAACTGGTGCCGGTGGCCAACAAACCCATTCTCTTCTACGCCATCGAGGCCATGAAAGCGGCCAAGATCGAGGACATCGGGATCATCATCGGTGAGACCGGAGCCGAGGTCCGTGCGGCGGTGGGCGACGGCTCCCGCTGGGGCGTCAAGATCACCTACATCCCCCAGGAAGCCCCCCTGGGCCTCGCGCACGCCGTCAAGATCTCCGAGGAGTTCATGGCGGGCGAGCCTTTCGTCATGTACCTGGGCGACAACCTCATCCGCGGCGGCATCACGAGCTTCGTCGACGAGTTCAAGACCAAGCGGCCCGACGCCCAGATCCTGCTCGCCAAGGTGCCCAACCCCAACCAGTTCGGCGTGGCCGTGCTCAACGAGCACGGGGCGGTGATCAGCCTCGAAGAGAAGCCCAAGGTTCCCAAGACCGACCTCGCGCTCGTGGGCGTCTACCTCTTCTCGCCCAAGATCTTCCCGGCGGTCAACGCCATCCAGCCCTCGGCCCGCGGCGAGCTCGAGATCACCGACGCCATCCAGTACCTGATCGACCACGACATGCAGGTGCTGCCCCACGTGATCTCGGGCTGGTGGAAGGACACGGGCAAGCTGCTGGACATGCTCGAGGCCAACCGCATCATGCTCGACGACCTCAAGTCCGACGTGCAGGGCGAGCTGGTAGGCAACTGCCAGATCCAGGGCCGTGTCGTGATCGCCCCAGGCGCCCGCCTCGAGAACTGCGTGGTGCGCGGGCCCGCCATCATCGGCGAAGGCTGCAGGCTCACCAACACCTTCGTGGGCCCCTACACCTCCATCGACGAGAACGTGACCATCACCAACGCCGAGATCGAGCACTCCATCATCCTCTCGGGCAGCTCGATCCTCGACATCAACGGCCGGATCGTCGACTCCCTGCTCGGCAAGAACGTCGAGGTCACCCGCGGCGAGCTCAAGCCCAAGGCCTATCGCCTGATGGTCGGCGACAACAGC is a genomic window of bacterium containing:
- a CDS encoding glucose-1-phosphate thymidylyltransferase, yielding MKGLILSGGKGTRLRPITHTAAKQLVPVANKPILFYAIEAMKAAKIEDIGIIIGETGAEVRAAVGDGSRWGVKITYIPQEAPLGLAHAVKISEEFMAGEPFVMYLGDNLIRGGITSFVDEFKTKRPDAQILLAKVPNPNQFGVAVLNEHGAVISLEEKPKVPKTDLALVGVYLFSPKIFPAVNAIQPSARGELEITDAIQYLIDHDMQVLPHVISGWWKDTGKLLDMLEANRIMLDDLKSDVQGELVGNCQIQGRVVIAPGARLENCVVRGPAIIGEGCRLTNTFVGPYTSIDENVTITNAEIEHSIILSGSSILDINGRIVDSLLGKNVEVTRGELKPKAYRLMVGDNSQFSIV